In Gigantopelta aegis isolate Gae_Host chromosome 6, Gae_host_genome, whole genome shotgun sequence, the following are encoded in one genomic region:
- the LOC121374854 gene encoding uncharacterized protein LOC121374854 — MAFTRLCQHGKPKSSPTVVQSLVAVFKENRLPSGGLTRFAHVLLNVATNLTKDEYAVMKLALVASDGIQAKQVDGICCAADLLSFMYLKKFINKDNVNLLMELLVKIQRIDLYDAVCSYQQGEKPGSCITQQQKEVSADSSVIDEQCSCVKEKTKDFFSDSMEDDLDLPNSQNSQSSLSDDDKISQLEKQKMVMESSTMDTSSQ; from the coding sequence ATGGCTTTTACAAGGCTTTGCCAGCATGGTAAACCAAAATCATCTCCTACTGTAGTTCAAAGTCTAGTAGCAGTCTTCAAGGAGAATCGTCTTCCATCTGGTGGATTGACGAGGTTTGCACACGTCTTGCTAAACGTTGCAACCAATTTAACGAAAGACGAATATGCAGTCATGAAACTCGCACTTGTAGCAAGTGATGGAATACAAGCTAAACAAGTTGACGGTATATGTTGTGCTGCAGACCTGCTGTCCTTCATGTACTTGAAGAAGTTCATAAACAAGGACAATGTGAATCTTCTGATGGAATTGCTGGTGAAAATTCAGAGAATAGATCTCTATGATGCTGTATGTAGTTATCAGCAAGGGGAGAAGCCAGGATCCTGTATCACCCAGCAGCAGAAAGAGGTCTCGGCTGATTCCTCTGTGATTGATGAACAGTGTTCCTGTGTGAAAGAAAAGACGAAGGATTTCTTCTCCGACAGTATGGAGGATGACCTTGACCTTCCCAACTCACAGAACAGCCAGTCGAGCCTGTCGGATGACGATAAGATCAGTCAGCTGGAGAAGCAAAAGATGGTTATGGAGTCTTCCACAATGGACACCAGCAGTCAGTAG